Proteins encoded in a region of the Planococcus shixiaomingii genome:
- a CDS encoding GntP family permease, with translation MLSMIGLVGGLALLIYLTMRGMNLLIAGPLCALIVALFSGLALFPQMVGEGEANLLTNYMTGFSGFITSWFPMFLLGAIFGKVMEDSGAADSVSKWLVGKFGLKHAVFAIVFACAVLTFGGVSLFVVAFSVYPMALSLFKEADLPRRFIPAALALGSVTFTMTSAGSPEIQNWIPIPFLNTSPYAGWEASILVAVFMAVLGYWWLKRMINKAVHKGERFVARDTDPIVANRALPNPLMGLIPLLVVLVISFIFHDSLKTSALIIALLGGVISTYLLNRKYFQNIGKALTEGTIGALIAIGNTAAVVGFGAVAKAAPAFTVAVNAMTDIPGSPLIGGAIAVSVIAGMTGSSSGGQTIALPLLAPHYLDMGVNAEALHRTIAISSGALDSLPHNGYVVTTIQGICGETHKAAYAAVGALTVIVPALGTILAIILFSFGFGL, from the coding sequence ATGTTAAGTATGATCGGTTTAGTTGGAGGCCTTGCATTGCTCATTTATTTGACAATGAGAGGAATGAACTTGCTTATTGCAGGTCCATTATGCGCACTTATTGTAGCATTATTCAGCGGGTTAGCGCTTTTCCCGCAAATGGTTGGAGAAGGGGAAGCAAATTTATTAACTAATTACATGACAGGATTTTCTGGATTTATTACATCTTGGTTCCCGATGTTCTTATTAGGAGCGATTTTCGGTAAAGTTATGGAAGACAGCGGGGCGGCCGACAGCGTCTCGAAATGGCTGGTTGGAAAGTTTGGCTTAAAACATGCCGTTTTTGCAATTGTATTTGCTTGTGCCGTGTTAACATTCGGAGGCGTCAGCTTGTTCGTTGTGGCATTCTCTGTTTACCCGATGGCACTTAGCTTGTTCAAAGAAGCAGATCTTCCGCGCCGCTTTATTCCAGCAGCATTAGCTTTAGGGTCGGTTACATTCACGATGACATCAGCTGGATCGCCGGAAATTCAAAACTGGATTCCAATTCCCTTTTTAAATACGAGTCCATATGCAGGATGGGAAGCAAGTATTCTTGTAGCCGTATTTATGGCGGTGTTAGGCTACTGGTGGCTAAAACGCATGATCAATAAAGCGGTTCACAAAGGCGAGCGTTTTGTCGCACGCGACACGGATCCGATTGTGGCAAATCGTGCTTTGCCGAATCCGTTAATGGGATTGATTCCGTTATTAGTAGTATTGGTTATCTCATTTATTTTCCATGATTCACTAAAAACATCAGCATTGATCATTGCGCTATTAGGCGGAGTTATTTCTACGTATCTACTGAATAGAAAGTATTTCCAGAACATCGGAAAAGCATTAACTGAAGGAACAATCGGTGCATTAATTGCTATTGGTAACACGGCGGCCGTTGTCGGATTCGGAGCAGTTGCTAAAGCAGCTCCTGCTTTTACAGTCGCAGTTAATGCGATGACTGATATTCCAGGAAGCCCGCTAATCGGCGGAGCGATTGCCGTCAGTGTAATTGCAGGAATGACTGGATCTTCATCTGGCGGGCAAACAATTGCATTGCCGCTGCTGGCTCCGCATTACTTGGATATGGGCGTCAATGCAGAAGCGCTTCACCGGACAATTGCCATTTCATCCGGAGCACTTGATTCACTTCCGCATAACGGATACGTGGTAACGACAATTCAAGGAATTTGTGGAGAAACGCATAAAGCAGCATACGCTGCAGTAGGGGCATTGACAGTAATTGTGCCGGCTCTTGGTACGATACTTGCGATAATTTTGTTCTCGTTTGGCTTTGGACTATAA
- a CDS encoding LysR family transcriptional regulator codes for MDIRQLSYFIEVAKFKSFTKAALALHLSQPSLSKMVKNLEEELDVTLFDRSSRQIVLTDAGEVVFQQAQKLLNGMDDLSTSLYDVMNLKKGKIKIGLPPVISTLFFPTIIAEFQKAYPDISIMLAEDGAKKVEKKVIDGEVDLGFVMLPVDEEKFDVVPFVHQEIKLLVHKSHPLADRDVIDLIEFKDDPFLLLSKEFTLNSRTREFCRSQGFEPVIAYESSQWDFIVGMVEKNLGVTLMPELICHRVKDGPFKTISLTTTFPWVLGIIMAKNRYVSFTSRSFISLVNDLPKV; via the coding sequence GTGGATATTCGACAGCTCTCGTACTTTATTGAAGTAGCTAAATTTAAAAGCTTTACAAAAGCTGCTCTGGCATTGCATTTATCGCAACCAAGTTTGAGCAAGATGGTAAAGAATTTGGAAGAAGAGTTGGATGTTACGCTTTTTGACCGCTCTTCCCGGCAAATCGTTTTAACCGATGCTGGAGAAGTGGTTTTTCAACAGGCACAGAAACTCCTCAATGGCATGGATGATTTATCGACTTCACTCTACGATGTGATGAATTTAAAGAAAGGAAAAATTAAAATTGGCCTTCCTCCAGTCATAAGCACATTGTTTTTCCCAACAATTATTGCGGAATTCCAAAAGGCCTACCCCGATATTTCCATCATGTTGGCAGAAGACGGCGCAAAAAAAGTGGAGAAGAAAGTTATTGATGGAGAAGTCGATCTCGGCTTTGTTATGCTGCCGGTCGATGAAGAAAAGTTTGATGTGGTTCCGTTCGTTCATCAAGAAATCAAATTGCTTGTGCACAAATCTCACCCTCTTGCTGATCGGGATGTCATCGATTTGATTGAATTTAAAGATGATCCGTTTTTATTGTTAAGCAAGGAATTTACTTTGAACAGCCGCACGAGGGAATTTTGCCGCAGCCAAGGATTTGAACCTGTAATTGCTTATGAAAGCTCGCAATGGGATTTTATCGTAGGCATGGTTGAAAAAAACTTAGGAGTCACGTTGATGCCAGAACTTATTTGCCATCGAGTTAAAGATGGTCCGTTTAAAACTATCTCACTGACCACCACATTTCCGTGGGTGCTTGGCATCATCATGGCAAAAAACCGCTATGTTTCTTTCACTTCCCGGTCATTCATCTCTCTAGTGAATGACTTGCCAAAAGTGTAG